ACTGGCACCGCGTCCGCGGGTGAGATCGATGGTCGGTGCGAGCGTGAGCGGCGAGGTGACCGGACCGTCGAGGAGTCGGGCGAGCTCGTCCTCCAGCATCCCGCGGTCGATCTTCACGGCCAGCAACCGGCAATCACCGTCCCATTTCTCCAGACAGGCGTCACCGACCGGCTGGAAGACCGCCGCGGTCGTCGGCGTGGCCCGGAGAGGCGCATGACCACCTTGCCGCCAGACCAGCGAGCCCGTCAGCGGCAGATTGACGTGGTAGGCGCCGAGCTCACCGAACTGGATCCGCACATCGGTGCCGAACCGCAGGTCGCCGACGGTGACCGCATGCGACGGAGTGACATCGAAGCGGGTCTGCCAGGGATGCCACGGGGAGAGCACATCCACGAAATTCGAGTAATAGTGTCTGCTCAGGAAGGCACGGGCCGCATCGACGTCACCGGTGGCATGCAGGACAACGGGCACCTTTCGAGCATGACACTCAGCGCGTCACCGGGAGTGGCTGGTGCGGGCCCAGCCGATGGAGCAGCGTGCGGGCCACCGCGTGGACCGCATCGGGGTCGTGGGTCAGCACGAGGTCGAATGTCTCGTCGCTGCGCCGTCGCGCGCACAGGGCCACGCTGACGTGCGGGTCCACGATCACCAGCGCCGTCTCCGCGTCCCTGAGGTCAGCATTGACCGACGTGCGGATCGGCATCGGATCCGGCACGTCGAGCTCGGGCCCGGAGACGGCCACCAGGGCCGCGGTCGAGGCCGACGCCGCCAGCCGGGGCAGCCAGTGGCGTCCCACGGCCGGGTCCGTGTAGGCACCCAGCACCACACCGTACGGACCGGCGAACGGCAGCTGCCGCAGGACGTGCTCGGTGAGCCCGTCGAGGAAGTGCCGGTCTCCGGTGCGGGCACGGTGCCGGGCCGAGGCGAGATTGAACGGGCTCGCCTCGGGCCGGTACAACTCCGGCCGGGGTGCCCGCAACCGGGCCGACGGGTGCACCGGCCACTCCCGCAGGGCGGACAGCGGGCCGGGCCGGGCGAACAACCAGCCCTGCCCCCAGCAGGCGCCGAGCGCGCGGGCGACCAGCAGATCCTGCTCCGTCTCGATGCCCTCGGCCACCACCGCCGCGCCGGTCCGCTGGGCGTACCCGCAGACCAGTGCGGTGATCTCGATGGTCTGCGCGGAGTACGGGTCGCGCAGCAGGTGCATGTCGAGCTTCACGACTTCCGGCTCCAGCAACGGCAGGAAGGCCAGCGACAGCCGGTCCGCGCCCACGTCGTCCAGCGCCAGCGCACCGCCCGTACGGTGCGCCCGGGCGGCTACCTCCAGCAGCGCCGACGGGTGTGCCGCCAAGGCCCGCTCGGTGAACTCGAGCACGTACCGGTAGGTGGAGATCGAAGTGAGCCGGGCGAGCAGTTCGTCGCTGAGCGGCCGGTCCGCCCCGGCCGGTTCCTTGTTGATGAACACCAGCGGTGGCACCACCGCGCCGGGCGCCTGGGCGATCTCGTGCGCCCGAGTGGCACACAGCTGGTCCAGCTCCGGCAACCTGTCGACCTGTGCGGCGGCCTCGAACAGCCGGTCGGGGAACTCCAGCGGCGACCCGGCCGGGCCGCGCGCGAGTGCCTCCACCCCGATCAGGTGCCGGGTCGTGAGATCGACGATGGGCTGGAACAACGGCCGGACGGCACGCTCGGCCAGGACACGGGTGATGAGCTCGGTGGGCTCGGCGCGGGCGTCCCACGTCTGCGTGACATTCCGGGTCATACACCAACCCCGCTCGGAGAGAGTCCTTCGCCACTACGATCGGCCGGCACCCGGATCGGCTGAGAGTTCGTGGCTCGATCGCGGTGGCGCCCGGATCGGTGATCCGGGCGCCGCCGCGCTCAGACCGCGGCGAGCCGGGTGGCGTCGGCGCTCACGTCGTCGGGCTGCCGCTGCGCCGCGAGCTCGGCGGCCACCCGCGCCTCGTACCGGGCGGCCTCGGCCTCGGCCTCGGCCGGCGACCAGCCGAGCGGCCCGGCGACCAGGCCGGCCGCGGCACGCGCCGCGGTCACCCCGCGGTCCGGGGTCTCGATGGAGATCCGGGTACGCCGGGTGAGCACGTCGTCCAGGTGCCGCGCGCCCTCGTGGGTGACCGCGTAGACCACCTCGGCACGCAGGTGGTCCGGGGCGCCGGCCAGCGGCTCACCCAGCGCCGGGTCGGCCTCGATCAGCGCGAGCACCTCGTCGACGAGCGTGCCGTAGCGCCGGAGCAGGTGCTCGATGCGGGACACGCCCAGGCCGGTGCGGCGGGCCAGTTGCGCGCGCCGGTTCCAGGCGGCCCGGTAGCCGGCCGCGCCGAGCAGCGGGACCTGGTCGGTACAGGAGGCCGGCACGCGGGCGTCGAGGTCCTGCACCGCGGCGTCCACCGCGTCCTTGGCCATCACCCGGTAGGTCGTGTATTTGCCGCCGGCCACCAGCACCAGGCCGGGCGCGAGCCGGTCGACGGCGTGCTCGCGGGACAGCTTCGCGGTGATCGCCGTGTCGGCGGAGAGCAGCGGCCGCAGCCCGGCGTAGACGCCCTGCACGTCGTCCGGCGTCAACGGGGTGGCCAGCGCCTTGTTGACCTCGTCCAGCAGGTAGTCGACATCCCGGGCGGACACCGACGGGTGCGCCTTGTCGAGGTTCCACGGGGTGTCGGTGGTGCCGATGATCCAGTGCCGGT
Above is a genomic segment from Actinoplanes ianthinogenes containing:
- a CDS encoding EAL domain-containing protein produces the protein MTRNVTQTWDARAEPTELITRVLAERAVRPLFQPIVDLTTRHLIGVEALARGPAGSPLEFPDRLFEAAAQVDRLPELDQLCATRAHEIAQAPGAVVPPLVFINKEPAGADRPLSDELLARLTSISTYRYVLEFTERALAAHPSALLEVAARAHRTGGALALDDVGADRLSLAFLPLLEPEVVKLDMHLLRDPYSAQTIEITALVCGYAQRTGAAVVAEGIETEQDLLVARALGACWGQGWLFARPGPLSALREWPVHPSARLRAPRPELYRPEASPFNLASARHRARTGDRHFLDGLTEHVLRQLPFAGPYGVVLGAYTDPAVGRHWLPRLAASASTAALVAVSGPELDVPDPMPIRTSVNADLRDAETALVIVDPHVSVALCARRRSDETFDLVLTHDPDAVHAVARTLLHRLGPHQPLPVTR